A genomic window from Mesorhizobium sp. 131-2-1 includes:
- a CDS encoding YybH family protein, with amino-acid sequence MTQPSAHPQAHIASGDVCPTYFIDDPPATRLQGGKPMTEDESAIRQVVDAWMAASRKGDLETVLSLMTDDVVFMVPGKEPFGKEAFAAASRAMGETKIDSSSEIVELKLLGDWAYIRNRIDLTATPAGGGPVRRSGYTLTLLRKEGDGRWRLARDANLLASV; translated from the coding sequence GTGACCCAGCCGTCGGCGCATCCGCAGGCGCATATTGCCAGCGGCGACGTTTGCCCCACCTATTTCATCGATGATCCGCCCGCCACGCGATTGCAGGGAGGCAAACCAATGACCGAAGACGAAAGCGCGATCCGGCAGGTGGTCGATGCCTGGATGGCGGCGAGCCGGAAGGGCGATCTGGAGACCGTGCTCTCGCTGATGACCGACGACGTGGTCTTCATGGTTCCCGGCAAGGAACCGTTCGGCAAGGAGGCCTTCGCCGCCGCCTCAAGGGCCATGGGCGAGACGAAGATCGATAGCTCGAGCGAGATCGTCGAACTCAAGCTGCTCGGCGACTGGGCCTATATCCGCAACCGCATCGACCTGACGGCAACGCCGGCGGGCGGCGGGCCGGTGCGGCGGTCCGGCTACACGCTCACGCTGCTGCGCAAGGAAGGCGATGGGCGCTGGCGGTTGGCACGGGATGCGAACTTGCTGGCGAGCGTCTGA
- a CDS encoding gamma-glutamylcyclotransferase: MALTADLVARTIRAIENTGPPPDLVRNPETEWNAIIREMLATRPDGRDVWIFAYGSLLWNPAVEHVEERAGVVPGWHRSFCIRMRDWRGTVDQPGLMMGLDRGGQCRGMALRLAEDTVEAQLGKLVRREMPVRPSSKPFTHGYRWLQVQTSQGLVRAIAFVVNRKGGNYMGGLTLDETAGILARACGHAGSCAEYLHNTISQLEALGIRDRNLWRLQSLVADKLTSSHP, encoded by the coding sequence ATGGCGCTGACTGCTGATTTGGTCGCGCGTACAATTCGCGCGATTGAGAATACCGGTCCGCCCCCGGATCTGGTTCGCAATCCCGAAACCGAGTGGAACGCCATCATTCGGGAAATGTTGGCAACGCGTCCTGATGGACGGGATGTGTGGATTTTCGCCTATGGCTCACTTCTCTGGAACCCCGCCGTGGAGCACGTGGAGGAACGTGCGGGCGTAGTGCCGGGGTGGCACCGTTCGTTCTGTATTCGCATGCGAGATTGGCGCGGAACTGTCGACCAGCCAGGCCTGATGATGGGGCTCGACCGGGGAGGCCAGTGCAGGGGGATGGCCCTACGGCTGGCGGAGGACACGGTTGAGGCCCAACTCGGAAAACTTGTCCGGCGCGAAATGCCGGTGAGGCCGTCCAGCAAGCCGTTCACCCACGGCTACCGCTGGCTGCAGGTTCAGACATCTCAAGGGCTCGTTCGAGCCATTGCCTTCGTCGTCAACCGAAAGGGAGGCAACTATATGGGAGGCCTTACCCTGGATGAGACGGCCGGCATTTTGGCAAGAGCCTGTGGCCACGCAGGGTCGTGCGCAGAATATCTTCACAACACAATCTCGCAATTGGAGGCCTTGGGCATTCGGGATCGCAACTTGTGGCGCTTGCAGTCGCTTGTTGCAGACAAGCTTACTTCGTCGCATCCGTGA